In Leifsonia sp. ZF2019, a genomic segment contains:
- a CDS encoding SGNH/GDSL hydrolase family protein — translation MPTTRPRRRRPLSLALALAAIVAATALAGCAATARPVAAESAAAPAADEQPSAVAIGDSIAFGKGVRPDESWPALVAAQHGWRLDDLAVSGSGFVKAGWNGKTYGDQVTEALALHPAYILIAATRNDRYEDPARVEANADQLLGELRDAFPHARIIGITGIWGADAQPATLDRVDDIVGAAVRAVGGDFLDLGRPLEGKADLLQPDGIHPNAAGQRAVAARIESRLAPLVATL, via the coding sequence GTGCCCACCACCCGACCACGCCGGCGACGCCCTCTGAGTCTCGCGCTGGCACTCGCCGCGATCGTCGCCGCAACCGCCCTCGCCGGCTGCGCCGCAACGGCGCGACCCGTCGCAGCGGAGTCCGCCGCGGCTCCCGCCGCCGACGAGCAGCCCTCCGCGGTCGCGATCGGCGACTCGATCGCGTTCGGCAAGGGCGTGCGGCCGGACGAGTCCTGGCCCGCCCTCGTCGCCGCGCAACACGGCTGGCGACTCGACGACCTCGCCGTGTCCGGCTCCGGTTTCGTGAAGGCCGGCTGGAACGGCAAGACCTACGGCGACCAAGTCACAGAGGCGCTGGCGCTGCACCCCGCGTACATCCTCATCGCCGCGACCCGCAATGACCGGTACGAGGATCCCGCCCGCGTCGAGGCGAACGCCGATCAGCTACTCGGCGAACTGCGGGACGCCTTCCCGCACGCCCGCATCATCGGCATCACGGGCATCTGGGGAGCGGACGCGCAGCCCGCCACCCTCGACCGCGTCGACGACATCGTCGGCGCCGCAGTGCGCGCGGTCGGCGGAGACTTCCTCGACCTCGGCCGCCCGCTCGAAGGCAAGGCGGACCTGCTGCAGCCGGACGGCATCCACCCGAATGCCGCGGGCCAGCGCGCCGTGGCCGCGCGGATCGAGAGCCGGCTGGCTCCCCTCGTGGCGACGCTCTAG
- a CDS encoding SGNH/GDSL hydrolase family protein — protein MLSHRPLAALAAAVTVASGAALALSGCSAATPPTPVGTAVADAHTRVAVIGDSIEAGLGLDPTEAWPELLAVDRRWGLDNLSVSGAGFVSTGADGGTFATQVTAAIADKAQLVLIGASDNDLGTDTATVAAAMSAAVDRLHSALPHARIIGYDALSGAASDDDLAPLDAALKAAVAAEGGTWIDLGEPYRDQDGLVQADGEHPTVAGQHAIAAVALTALDGLVEARAASTATPAS, from the coding sequence ATGCTCTCCCACCGCCCGCTCGCCGCGCTGGCCGCCGCCGTGACGGTGGCGAGCGGCGCGGCCCTGGCCCTCAGCGGGTGCTCGGCCGCGACGCCGCCCACCCCCGTCGGGACGGCGGTGGCGGACGCCCACACCCGCGTCGCGGTGATCGGCGACTCGATCGAGGCCGGGCTGGGCCTCGATCCGACGGAGGCGTGGCCGGAGCTGCTCGCCGTGGACCGCCGCTGGGGCCTCGACAACCTCAGCGTCTCCGGGGCCGGGTTCGTGTCCACCGGCGCCGACGGCGGCACTTTCGCGACCCAGGTGACGGCCGCGATCGCCGACAAGGCGCAGCTCGTCCTGATCGGCGCGTCCGACAACGATCTGGGCACGGACACTGCGACGGTCGCCGCCGCGATGTCCGCCGCGGTCGACCGGCTGCACTCCGCCCTCCCCCACGCCCGGATCATCGGTTACGACGCGCTGAGCGGCGCCGCGTCGGACGACGACCTCGCGCCGCTGGATGCCGCCCTGAAGGCGGCCGTGGCTGCAGAGGGCGGCACGTGGATCGACCTCGGCGAGCCCTACCGCGACCAGGACGGACTCGTGCAGGCCGACGGCGAGCATCCGACCGTCGCCGGCCAGCATGCCATCGCCGCGGTCGCGCTCACCGCACTCGACGGCCTCGTGGAGGCGCGCGCGGCGAGCACGGCGACGCCCGCGAGCTGA